The Erinaceus europaeus chromosome 17, mEriEur2.1, whole genome shotgun sequence nucleotide sequence AAGAGATTTAACATTTTGGGTTTTGAAGATGGTAGTAGCGTACAGGTGGTATGTGATTCAACTCAGAAGCAAGAACATATCTCAGTTATTCACACATCGGTTGCTAGTCTGTACAGATCTCTTCAAAAGGTCTTTACACTTCATGCTCAGGATGGCAGAGTTGCCACTAGTGCCTGGATTACAGTAAGTGATCTATTtgggtatttatgtacacttgtGACTATGTGGGGATATCCCAGGTGAAGCATAAGTCGTCAACAATCTCCTTATCTTAAATTATAATTTCCTTATCTTAACCAACTGGTGTAAGTAGTTAGGAGTGAGGGACTGAGTCCTGTCTCTATTCTGTTCAATGACTCCCTGTTCCCCAGTGCCCAAGATATCAATCTCCTTATCTAAGGAGGTAGAAATAGAAGGCATCTAGACAGATCATCTGGGGTCACAACAAGAccagactagaatgacttcaggaacccaccaaatcaccagtgagtgcaaatacatgtggcttctggacagagaggagcctagggagagattaagtggctggtaacagtctggcagtttaccacttgagacaccacctccagtatctttcaccaacaaaaagacagctgaagggaggagaggactcccctaagactcaccaaatacaactgtgagtctccgttGGTACtgtcctcagaagctggagcagcaggggggaggtcttgtgctgacaccaggtgacagagaactaaccaggaaactcaggagaagatctatacctcagtggcctagccgtggggctgtgagagtctctttgcataaccacagtattatctctcccccaccctgctttatctcttggttaggaatgagggattaaactaagaagcctacttatagtttaaaagccctcaggctcccatagcctatagggaagaaaaagaacaaaagaggcttttaaaccactgagctccaattcagggattaaagtaatattgaaacaactgtcaatttccacaacatttaactctctaattaccttacttagaaacaagtcaatccaggcaagagtgatcagtaatttgaagggtgctgagagagggaactcatgacatactatatagaatggtcaaacccacaagaagaaatattggagaaatgaaccaggacaagagtccagttaaaagccccccaaaggttgaagcacaaagtaatgaggtcaacatccaaacactagttaaagaaataatcacaggagtgagtaaagcatttgaaagaattgtcatcagaaatgcagaagcaacaaaagagaccctggaagaaaacactacaaatgaaaacccataaggttagcagcagacttctccacacagacactacaggccagaagagaatggcaagatatctattgagtgctcaatgagaaaggctttcaaccaagactactgtatcttgctagattgtcattcagactagatggagacataaaaaccctctcagacaagcaacagttgaaagaatcaactatcaccaagcctgccctgaaagaagttctgaaaggtctcctagaaACAgtgagaccaccataaataggccatatatcagaacactctaaaaatctacaagaatggtgttaaaatatcttaagtccttgatatcaataaatgtcaatggcctgaattaacctattaaagatggatcagaaaacacaacccaacaatatgctatctataggaaacccacctaactcaacaagacaaacacagactcaaagtgaaaggatggaaaactataatacaagccaatggctcacaaaaaagtgcagggacagatattctcatatctgacaaaaaggggagaaggcccaaataaattggatcataaatgaaagaggagatatcacaacagacatcatagaaattcagcatatcgtgtgagacttctatgaacaactatacgccaccaagatactgtatagaattgtacccctgttgtctcacagtctttttaataactattaaataactaataaaaatttaataaaagcaCACTGATCAGAGCCAGTTTCTACTGGAATGTTCTAGGCTGATAATAGAGTGAAAACTTGATACATCTTTCCTCTTCATGTCAGAGCCTTGTTCATGTATGATTTTGTAGCTTTAGGCCAGCTCTGTCTATACCTATATCTACACCTATCTATATCTgtgcagaggcagagagatagggagagctACTATAGCACTAAAGCTGCCCTTTGTGTTGTAGTTCTATCATGTCGtgtgcctggggcttgaatctgggccatgGACATAGTAGAGCATGTGTCTTACTACTGGAATGATCTTGCTGGTCCCCTGATACTAATTTTAAATACAGACAAGGGAGGCATTCACATAGCCTAACttcaaattttgttttttttattatcgaTTTGACAGTGGctcataaaattataaaataagttACAGTGTGTGCTCAACTCACCCCACCCACCTGGAACTGGTTTCCTATGCTCGTCACCACCAGCCTTTCCCAGctcctctcctctgcctccttcccctgcaggtgtgtttgtttccttaggatgatTCctgaggagaggaattgtaggttcatagggtaggtccatttctagcctcctgagactTCTCCAGTCTGCTGTCCACAggggctggatcaatttacattctcaccagcagtctAAAAGGGTTTCTTtacccctacaacctctccaacatttgttgttcctgtccaTTCTCAGAGGAccaaagtagtatctcattgttgtttttatttacttatctctgataatcagtgaggAGGAACTTTACGAGACTTTAattgctttcaattttttttttctatgaaaggACAGCTGATCATTCCTTCTGAGTCATGGTGATTGCTTGATTTGGCTTCAGATAGGAATATAGTTTCTCAATGAACTTAGGGCATGTAAAGTCAAAAGTTGCTGCATTTTCaacacatttttaatttattacaatATTTGTGAATTTATATTTTCTTGATTACATAATACTTtctctttactttattttttaaaaatatttttgtttattattggatagagagagagaaattgaaaggagaggaggagatagagaaggagagagatagagagacacctgtatccttgtttcaccacttgtgaagctttccccctacagatagggaccagggacttaaacctggctccttgtacactgtaatatgattgcttaaccaggtgtgtgactGCCTGACCCTCTataatttctctttaaaaaaacttaattttattatgatagagacagaaaaaaactggCTGGGTTGAAGGGAGAAAGTGGGTGTGACCTCCCCTGCATTTCTGGGAGAAGTGAATTTCTTGGTTATGGATATTACTATTCCAGAAAAGAGGTACATTTCACCTATTTGCTAGCCAATGCTCATAGCAGCTATGGATGGCTGTACTGACCAAGCACATGGGATACTTTAGtctgctttttctttctaatgACCTTCACAGGGTTTGTATCTGGGCCTTCCGCTGCTACTGTCTAGAGTGGAAATAACCAGTTAACATCAAGAGATGTATTAATTGGCTTCAATACAATGCCCATCAAAAGTCTAATGACATTCCTACCAAACTAGAAAATAATCCCTAAATTTACAGGAAGCAAAAAACCCTAAGTAGTGAAAGAAACTCAGAAATAAACCCAAAGTTGTAGGCATGATAATTTATGATTTCAAACCACAACAAAGACAGAGTATCCCAAAGAATGTGAGGCTGACATGCAAGTAGACATATGGATGATGGGACAGGAGGGACAGCCTGAAAATAACCCTTCACATGTAGAGTCAAGTAATATTTGACAGTACAGTTAAGGATGCACAGTGAGGAATGTATTTCCAGATTGATTCCTTGACAGAGACCAAAAAGATAGTATTGAGTGTAAAGCAAGTAAAAGGAACAATTGGGAAACCCAGATGTATGCAAGAAAAATTGAAATGTGATGAGATAAATAGAAGGTGCTCGAGCCTAAGAGTTTCTCTATGTTCTGATGTTTGAGACCACCACGAGACTTCTGAGACCACCACAAGAATTGCTAAAGAAAGTATTAAAAGTGGGAGAGGAGTAGTACTAGTAAtagttttcatcattgttgtcagTTCTTCATGGAGACTGATGCAAGTAAATATACATCATATCTGCACTTTTCCTAATGTGCTGGTAGAATCTATTTCCCTTCTCTGTATTCGTAGGTTTGGGTTGTATACAGAGTTCGTATGTACAAATATATGTTGGAAttagatgaatatggaatgagtCATCTCACTCAGATCTATGTACTTTGAGACACTTGAATCTACCAATAAGCTTTCTGAAGGCAGCTTTCACATCTTTGTTCCTCAGGCTGTAGATCAGAGGGTTCAACATGGGGATGACAACTGTGTAGAAGACAGACACCACCTTCTCTTCATCCAAAGATTTTCCAGGTCCACTATGCTGATACATGAAGACAAGGGTCCCAAAGAACAAGGCCACAGTGGTGAGGTGGGAGGCACATGTGGAGAAAGTCTTGGCCCTGCCACCTGGAGACTTCATCCTCACAATGGCCTTGATGATGAGCAGGTAAGAAATCAAGATGACAAAGGCATTGACCAGAATCACATTGCCAAAGATGATAATGATAGTTTCAGCATTTGTTGTGTCACTGCAGGAAAGTTTCAGCAGTGGTGGAAGGTCACAGAAGAAGAAGTTGATGAGATTGTCATCACAGAAGGAGAGGGTGAAGGTACATGTGGTACGCAGGATGGCTCCTGAGACCCCACAGACATaggctcccaccaccagactccagcAGATTCTGGGATTCATGGCCacagtgtagagcagtgggttgCTGATAGCAACATAACGGTCATAGGCCATCACTGCCAGCATGAAACACTCTGTTGCTGCACAGATggtgaagaagaagaactgggcaGCACATTGGCCATAGGCGATGACTGTCTTGCCTGTGGCCAGTGTAAGCAGAATCTGAGGTGTGATGACTGAGGTGTAGCAGGCATCCAGAAGGGAGAGGTGACTCAGGAAGAAGTACATCGGTGTGTGGAGCTGGGTGTCCACTTGGATCAGCACGATCATCCCCAAGTTTCCCAGGAGGGTGACTAGATAGAAACCCAGAAACACCAAGAAGAGGGGAATCTCCCAGCCAGGGTAGTCAGTGAAGCCTGTGAGGATGAATTCAGTTACTGTGGTGAGATTATTCCTGGCCATGGATTCA carries:
- the LOC132534027 gene encoding olfactory receptor 9I1-like; protein product: MARNNLTTVTEFILTGFTDYPGWEIPLFLVFLGFYLVTLLGNLGMIVLIQVDTQLHTPMYFFLSHLSLLDACYTSVITPQILLTLATGKTVIAYGQCAAQFFFFTICAATECFMLAVMAYDRYVAISNPLLYTVAMNPRICWSLVVGAYVCGVSGAILRTTCTFTLSFCDDNLINFFFCDLPPLLKLSCSDTTNAETIIIIFGNVILVNAFVILISYLLIIKAIVRMKSPGGRAKTFSTCASHLTTVALFFGTLVFMYQHSGPGKSLDEEKVVSVFYTVVIPMLNPLIYSLRNKDVKAAFRKLIGRFKCLKVHRSE